A single window of Stigmatopora nigra isolate UIUO_SnigA chromosome 20, RoL_Snig_1.1, whole genome shotgun sequence DNA harbors:
- the LOC144213354 gene encoding uncharacterized protein LOC144213354 isoform X2, with protein MLQCMRDYIGFGNDLGADGQQSVDLEGEVELPQIKEEEPVFPQQQMRDEQHPFKGEADHFTWSLGEFVKREDVLGVASGGVEPANNDLGADGQQSVDLEGEVELPQIKEEEPVFPQKQIEEQLPIKKEEDNFTWSPGESVKRNYLGVVSEGAEPANASVWPQIKEERPELPQQCKREDQPPIKNECVKCSTVESFESEDDLGVANRGVELLNGSLTEGWRAENVISPLSDGNKLLDVDDDDDDEDMTNPSSDKLCKCFQCGKTFGKKSSLKVHTRTHTGEKPYSCSVCGQRFTQVGHLNSHARTHTGEKPFSCSVCGERFTVKASLINHARIHTGEKPFSCSICGRAFSRQQYLKSHTRTHTGEKPFSCSICGRRFTHRNSLKAHLRTHTGEKPFSCSVCGQRFTEKGTLKKHVIIHTGEKSFSCSVCGQRFTEKGTLKKHVIIHTGEKPFSCSVCGQTFARKDKFQRHTRTHTGEKPFSCLVCSKAFSTKESLTKHTRTHTGEKPFSCSVCGQKFTQIGHSNRHARTHTGEKTYSCSVCGQRFTEKESLKEHIITHTGEKTFSCSVCGQRFTQKGSLNIHARLHTDEKPFSCSVCGQTFILKDKFERHKRTHTGEKPFSCSVCGQTFALKDKLKVHARTHTGEKPFLFSVCGKSFSQQQNVKRHISTHR; from the exons ATGTTGCAATGTATGCGAGACTACATAG gtttcggaaatgatcttggtgctgatgggcagcagtctgttgaccttgaaggggaagttgagctcccccaaatcaaagaggaggagccagtgttccctcaacaacaaatgagagacgAGCAACATCCATTCAAAGGGGAGgcagatcatttcacctggtcacttggtgagttcgtgaagagggaagatgttctgggcgtggccagcggAGGGGTGGAGCCTGCAAACAATGATCTTGGTGCTGATGGGCAGCAGTCTGTTGACCTTGAAggggaagttgagctcccccaaatcaaagaggaggagccagtgttccctcaaaaacaaattgaagagcaacttccaatcaaaaaggaggaagataatttcacctggtcaccaggtgagtccgtGAAAAGGAATTATCTGGGCGTGGTCagtgaaggggcggagcctgcaaacgcctcagtatggccccaaattaaagaggagaGGCCAGAGTTacctcaacagtgcaaaagagaagaccaacctccaatcaaaaacgaatgtgtcaaatgttcaactgtGGAATCTTTcgagagtgaagatgatctgggcgtggccaacagaggggtggagcttctgaacggcagcttaacagaaggatggcgagcagaaaatgtaatttctcctttatcagatggcaacaagttgcttgatgttgatgatgatgatgatgatgaagatatgACAAATCCCAGCAgtgacaaactctgcaaatgctttcagtgtgggaaaacctttggaaaaaagtcttctttgaaagtacacacaagaacccacacgggtgaaaaaccatattcatgctcagtttgtggtcaaagattcacacaggtgggacacttaaatagtcatgcaagaacacacacaggtgaaaaaccattttcatgttcagtttgtggtgaaagattcacagtgaaggcaagcttaaTTAACCATGCAAGaatacacactggtgaaaaaccattttcgtgctcaatttgtggtcgtGCCTTTTCTCGACAGCAATacttaaaaagccacacaagaacacatacaggtgaaaagccattttcgtgttcaatttgtggtaGACGATTCACACACAGGAACAGCTTAAAAGCCCacctaagaacccacacaggtgaaaaaccattttcgtgttcagtttgtggtcaaagattcacagagaagggaaccttaaaaaaacacgtaataatccacactggtgaaaaatcattttcgtgttctgtttgtggtcaaagattcacagagaagggaaccttaaaaaaacacgtaataatccacactggtgaaaaaccattttcgtgttctgtttgtggtcagacatttgcacggaaggataaatttcaaagacacacaagaacccacactggtgaaaaaccattttcgtgtttagtttgcagtaaagccttttctacaaaagaaaGCTTAACAAagcacacaagaacccatacaggtgaaaaaccattttcatgttcagtttgtggtcaaaaattcacacagattggacactcaaataggcatgcaagaacacacactggtgaaaaaacatattcatgttcagtttgtggtcaaagattcacagagaaggaaagcttaaaagaacacataataacccacactggtgaaaaaacattttcgtgttcagtttgtggtcaacgattcacacagaagggaagcttaaatatTCATGCAAGGTTACACACtgatgaaaaaccattttcgtgttctgttTGTGGCCAGACATTTATACTGAAGGATAAATTTGAAAGACAcaaaagaacccacactggtgaaaaaccattttcgtgttctgtttgtggtcagacatttgcaCTGAAGGATAAATTAAAAGTacacgcaagaacccacactggtgaaaagccatttttgttttcagtttgtggtaaatcattttctcaacagCAAAACGTAAAAAGGCACATAAGTACACAcaggtaa
- the LOC144213354 gene encoding uncharacterized protein LOC144213354 isoform X3, giving the protein MAAVKTTTTKLQEELFDVKQDLTRQHHPVDCKLMQAKVILHRLEGFGNDLGADGQQSVDLEGEVELPQIKEEEPVFPQQQMRDEQHPFKGEADHFTWSLGEFVKREDVLGVASGGVEPANNDLGADGQQSVDLEGEVELPQIKEEEPVFPQKQIEEQLPIKKEEDNFTWSPGESVKRNYLGVVSEGAEPANASVWPQIKEERPELPQQCKREDQPPIKNECVKCSTVESFESEDDLGVANRGVELLNGSLTEGWRAENVISPLSDGNKLLDVDDDDDDEDMTNPSSDKLCKCFQCGKTFGKKSSLKVHTRTHTGEKPYSCSVCGQRFTQVGHLNSHARTHTGEKPFSCSVCGERFTVKASLINHARIHTGEKPFSCSVCGQRFTEKGTLKKHVIIHTGEKSFSCSVCGQRFTEKGTLKKHVIIHTGEKPFSCSVCGQTFARKDKFQRHTRTHTGEKPFSCLVCSKAFSTKESLTKHTRTHTGEKPFSCSVCGQKFTQIGHSNRHARTHTGEKTYSCSVCGQRFTEKESLKEHIITHTGEKTFSCSVCGQRFTQKGSLNIHARLHTDEKPFSCSVCGQTFILKDKFERHKRTHTGEKPFSCSVCGQTFALKDKLKVHARTHTGEKPFLFSVCGKSFSQQQNVKRHISTHR; this is encoded by the exons ATGGCTGCcgtgaaaacaacaacaacaaagttgcAGGAGGAACTTTTTGACGTAAAACAGGACCTTACACGTCAACACCACCCCGTCGATTGCAAATTAATGCAAGCAAAAGTTATTCTTcacagactagaag gtttcggaaatgatcttggtgctgatgggcagcagtctgttgaccttgaaggggaagttgagctcccccaaatcaaagaggaggagccagtgttccctcaacaacaaatgagagacgAGCAACATCCATTCAAAGGGGAGgcagatcatttcacctggtcacttggtgagttcgtgaagagggaagatgttctgggcgtggccagcggAGGGGTGGAGCCTGCAAACAATGATCTTGGTGCTGATGGGCAGCAGTCTGTTGACCTTGAAggggaagttgagctcccccaaatcaaagaggaggagccagtgttccctcaaaaacaaattgaagagcaacttccaatcaaaaaggaggaagataatttcacctggtcaccaggtgagtccgtGAAAAGGAATTATCTGGGCGTGGTCagtgaaggggcggagcctgcaaacgcctcagtatggccccaaattaaagaggagaGGCCAGAGTTacctcaacagtgcaaaagagaagaccaacctccaatcaaaaacgaatgtgtcaaatgttcaactgtGGAATCTTTcgagagtgaagatgatctgggcgtggccaacagaggggtggagcttctgaacggcagcttaacagaaggatggcgagcagaaaatgtaatttctcctttatcagatggcaacaagttgcttgatgttgatgatgatgatgatgatgaagatatgACAAATCCCAGCAgtgacaaactctgcaaatgctttcagtgtgggaaaacctttggaaaaaagtcttctttgaaagtacacacaagaacccacacgggtgaaaaaccatattcatgctcagtttgtggtcaaagattcacacaggtgggacacttaaatagtcatgcaagaacacacacaggtgaaaaaccattttcatgttcagtttgtggtgaaagattcacagtgaaggcaagcttaaTTAACCATGCAAGaatacacactg gtgaaaaaccattttcgtgttcagtttgtggtcaaagattcacagagaagggaaccttaaaaaaacacgtaataatccacactggtgaaaaatcattttcgtgttctgtttgtggtcaaagattcacagagaagggaaccttaaaaaaacacgtaataatccacactggtgaaaaaccattttcgtgttctgtttgtggtcagacatttgcacggaaggataaatttcaaagacacacaagaacccacactggtgaaaaaccattttcgtgtttagtttgcagtaaagccttttctacaaaagaaaGCTTAACAAagcacacaagaacccatacaggtgaaaaaccattttcatgttcagtttgtggtcaaaaattcacacagattggacactcaaataggcatgcaagaacacacactggtgaaaaaacatattcatgttcagtttgtggtcaaagattcacagagaaggaaagcttaaaagaacacataataacccacactggtgaaaaaacattttcgtgttcagtttgtggtcaacgattcacacagaagggaagcttaaatatTCATGCAAGGTTACACACtgatgaaaaaccattttcgtgttctgttTGTGGCCAGACATTTATACTGAAGGATAAATTTGAAAGACAcaaaagaacccacactggtgaaaaaccattttcgtgttctgtttgtggtcagacatttgcaCTGAAGGATAAATTAAAAGTacacgcaagaacccacactggtgaaaagccatttttgttttcagtttgtggtaaatcattttctcaacagCAAAACGTAAAAAGGCACATAAGTACACAcaggtaa
- the LOC144213938 gene encoding LOW QUALITY PROTEIN: uncharacterized protein LOC144213938 (The sequence of the model RefSeq protein was modified relative to this genomic sequence to represent the inferred CDS: substituted 1 base at 1 genomic stop codon) codes for MDILTCTFEPLKSEDNGLSEASSCSTEALKLIAPLTDSNAATSLDTNDEDEVHNAASAGNKCSQCGKTYGKKSNLKRHTRSHTGEKLFPCSICGKKLSSKQNLTNHTRAHTGEKPFSCSVCGKKMTSKQNLTQHTITHTGEKPFSCFICGQRFAEKAKLTIHTRTHTGEKPYACSVCNQRFAHKNSXKIHQRTHTDEKPFSCSVGGEGFPAKSDLTKDTMTHTGEKPFTCSLCGQRFAQKEHLTEHTRTHSGEKPFACSFFGQIFSKNGNLMPHKNRHW; via the coding sequence ATGGACATCCTCACGTGCACTTTTGAGCCTTTAAAAAGCGAAGACAACGGTCTGAGCGAGGCCAGCAGCTGCTCAACGGAAGCACTCAAGCTCATTGCTCCGCTAACGGATAGCAACGCCGCTACGTCGTTGGACACCAATGACGAAGACGAAGTTCACAATGCAGCGTCCGCGGGCAATAAATGCTCACAGTGCGGGAAAACCTACGGGAAGAAGTCCAACTTGAAGAGGCACACGAGGAGCCACACCGGTGAGAAACTTTTTCCCTGCTCCATTTGTGGGAAGAAATTGTCTTCCAAGCAAAACCTAACCAACCACACCCGAgctcacactggtgagaaacctttttcctgctcagtttgcggTAAGAAAATGACTTCCAAGCAGAACCTGACACAGCACACGATAacacacactggggagaaacctttttcctgctttaTTTGTGGCCAACGATTTGCGGAGAAGGCTAAATTGACGATCCATACCAGAACGCATactggggagaaaccttatGCCTGCTCGGTCTGCAACCAGAGATTTGCGCACAAGAACTcctaaaaaatccaccaaagaaCCCACACGGACGAGAAACCGTTCTCCTGCTCCGTGGGTGGGGAAGGATTCCCTGCCAAGTCAGATTTAACAAAAGACACAATGACCCATACCGGTGAAAAACCTTTCACTTGCTCACTGTGTGGCCAAAGATTTGCTCAGAAGGAGCACTTGACAGAACACACGAGAACACACAGTGGCGAGAAGCCCTTTGCATGCTCATTTTTCGgtcaaattttctctaaaaatgggAATTTAATGCCACACAAGAAccgacactggtga
- the LOC144213354 gene encoding uncharacterized protein LOC144213354 isoform X1, translating to MAAVKTTTTKLQEELFDVKQDLTRQHHPVDCKLMQAKVILHRLEGFGNDLGADGQQSVDLEGEVELPQIKEEEPVFPQQQMRDEQHPFKGEADHFTWSLGEFVKREDVLGVASGGVEPANNDLGADGQQSVDLEGEVELPQIKEEEPVFPQKQIEEQLPIKKEEDNFTWSPGESVKRNYLGVVSEGAEPANASVWPQIKEERPELPQQCKREDQPPIKNECVKCSTVESFESEDDLGVANRGVELLNGSLTEGWRAENVISPLSDGNKLLDVDDDDDDEDMTNPSSDKLCKCFQCGKTFGKKSSLKVHTRTHTGEKPYSCSVCGQRFTQVGHLNSHARTHTGEKPFSCSVCGERFTVKASLINHARIHTGEKPFSCSICGRAFSRQQYLKSHTRTHTGEKPFSCSICGRRFTHRNSLKAHLRTHTGEKPFSCSVCGQRFTEKGTLKKHVIIHTGEKSFSCSVCGQRFTEKGTLKKHVIIHTGEKPFSCSVCGQTFARKDKFQRHTRTHTGEKPFSCLVCSKAFSTKESLTKHTRTHTGEKPFSCSVCGQKFTQIGHSNRHARTHTGEKTYSCSVCGQRFTEKESLKEHIITHTGEKTFSCSVCGQRFTQKGSLNIHARLHTDEKPFSCSVCGQTFILKDKFERHKRTHTGEKPFSCSVCGQTFALKDKLKVHARTHTGEKPFLFSVCGKSFSQQQNVKRHISTHR from the exons ATGGCTGCcgtgaaaacaacaacaacaaagttgcAGGAGGAACTTTTTGACGTAAAACAGGACCTTACACGTCAACACCACCCCGTCGATTGCAAATTAATGCAAGCAAAAGTTATTCTTcacagactagaag gtttcggaaatgatcttggtgctgatgggcagcagtctgttgaccttgaaggggaagttgagctcccccaaatcaaagaggaggagccagtgttccctcaacaacaaatgagagacgAGCAACATCCATTCAAAGGGGAGgcagatcatttcacctggtcacttggtgagttcgtgaagagggaagatgttctgggcgtggccagcggAGGGGTGGAGCCTGCAAACAATGATCTTGGTGCTGATGGGCAGCAGTCTGTTGACCTTGAAggggaagttgagctcccccaaatcaaagaggaggagccagtgttccctcaaaaacaaattgaagagcaacttccaatcaaaaaggaggaagataatttcacctggtcaccaggtgagtccgtGAAAAGGAATTATCTGGGCGTGGTCagtgaaggggcggagcctgcaaacgcctcagtatggccccaaattaaagaggagaGGCCAGAGTTacctcaacagtgcaaaagagaagaccaacctccaatcaaaaacgaatgtgtcaaatgttcaactgtGGAATCTTTcgagagtgaagatgatctgggcgtggccaacagaggggtggagcttctgaacggcagcttaacagaaggatggcgagcagaaaatgtaatttctcctttatcagatggcaacaagttgcttgatgttgatgatgatgatgatgatgaagatatgACAAATCCCAGCAgtgacaaactctgcaaatgctttcagtgtgggaaaacctttggaaaaaagtcttctttgaaagtacacacaagaacccacacgggtgaaaaaccatattcatgctcagtttgtggtcaaagattcacacaggtgggacacttaaatagtcatgcaagaacacacacaggtgaaaaaccattttcatgttcagtttgtggtgaaagattcacagtgaaggcaagcttaaTTAACCATGCAAGaatacacactggtgaaaaaccattttcgtgctcaatttgtggtcgtGCCTTTTCTCGACAGCAATacttaaaaagccacacaagaacacatacaggtgaaaagccattttcgtgttcaatttgtggtaGACGATTCACACACAGGAACAGCTTAAAAGCCCacctaagaacccacacaggtgaaaaaccattttcgtgttcagtttgtggtcaaagattcacagagaagggaaccttaaaaaaacacgtaataatccacactggtgaaaaatcattttcgtgttctgtttgtggtcaaagattcacagagaagggaaccttaaaaaaacacgtaataatccacactggtgaaaaaccattttcgtgttctgtttgtggtcagacatttgcacggaaggataaatttcaaagacacacaagaacccacactggtgaaaaaccattttcgtgtttagtttgcagtaaagccttttctacaaaagaaaGCTTAACAAagcacacaagaacccatacaggtgaaaaaccattttcatgttcagtttgtggtcaaaaattcacacagattggacactcaaataggcatgcaagaacacacactggtgaaaaaacatattcatgttcagtttgtggtcaaagattcacagagaaggaaagcttaaaagaacacataataacccacactggtgaaaaaacattttcgtgttcagtttgtggtcaacgattcacacagaagggaagcttaaatatTCATGCAAGGTTACACACtgatgaaaaaccattttcgtgttctgttTGTGGCCAGACATTTATACTGAAGGATAAATTTGAAAGACAcaaaagaacccacactggtgaaaaaccattttcgtgttctgtttgtggtcagacatttgcaCTGAAGGATAAATTAAAAGTacacgcaagaacccacactggtgaaaagccatttttgttttcagtttgtggtaaatcattttctcaacagCAAAACGTAAAAAGGCACATAAGTACACAcaggtaa